A stretch of Phragmites australis chromosome 12, lpPhrAust1.1, whole genome shotgun sequence DNA encodes these proteins:
- the LOC133887182 gene encoding noroxomaritidine/norcraugsodine reductase-like isoform X1, whose translation MVGAGRSREERWSLTGATALVTGGSKGIGHAIVEELAGFGARVHTCARNAAELEACRRRWAEKGLQVTVSVCDVSLRADREDLMATVKATFGGRLDILVNNAGQSLFKAAADCTGEDYARLMATNLESCFHLSQLAHPLLLGSSVTGGGSVVHVSSIAGLIGLPALAVYSMTKGGLNQLTRSLAAEWDRDGIRFNCVAPGGVKTDISNDQKTIDPELVKNEMARLPMGRIGEPEEAASYMTGQIICVDGGRTIT comes from the exons ATGGTGGGTGCAGGCAGGAGCAGGGAGGAGCGGTGGAGCCTCACCGGCGCCACGGCGCTCGTCACCGGCGGCAGCAAAGGCATCGG GCACGCGATCGTGGAGGAGCTGGCGGGGTTCGGCGCGCGAGTGCACACGTGCGCCCGCAACGCGGCGGAGCTGGAGGCGTGCCGTCGGCGGTGGGCGGAGAAGGGGCTGCAGGTCACCGTCTCCGTCTGCGACGTCTCCCTGCGCGCCGATCGCGAGGACCTCATGGCCACGGTCAAGGCCACCTTCGGCGGCAGACTCGACATCCTCGTAAACAACGCGGGGCAGTCGCTGTTCAAGGCGGCGGCGGATTGCACAGGCGAGGACTACGCGCGGCTGATGGCGACCAACCTGGAATCGTGCTTCCACCTCAGCCAGCTCGCGCACCCGCTCCTGCTCGGCTCCTCAGTCACCGGAGGCGGCAGCGTGGTCCACGTCTCCTCCATCGCCGGCCTCATCGGGCTCCCGGCGCTCGCCGTGTACTCCATGACCAAGGGCGGCCTGAACCAGCTCACCCGGAGCCTCGCCGCCGAGTGGGACCGCGACGGCATCCGCTTCAACTGCGTCGCGCCGGGGGGCGTCAAGACTGACATCAGCAACGAC CAGAAGACGATAGATCCGGAGCTGGTGAAGAACGAGATGGCGCGGCTGCCGATGGGGAGGATCGGCGAGCCAGAGGAGGCGGCGTCCTACATGACCGGCCAGATCATCTGTGTCGACGGCGGCCGCACCATAACTTAG
- the LOC133887182 gene encoding noroxomaritidine/norcraugsodine reductase-like isoform X2 produces the protein MVGAGRSREERWSLTGATALVTGGSKGIGHAIVEELAGFGARVHTCARNAAELEACRRRWAEKGLQVTVSVCDVSLRADREDLMATVKATFGGRLDILVNNAGQSLFKAAADCTGEDYARLMATNLESCFHLSQLAHPLLLGSSVTGGGSVVHVSSIAGLIGLPALAVYSMTKGGLNQLTRSLAAEWDRDGIRFNCVAPGGVKTDISNDKTIDPELVKNEMARLPMGRIGEPEEAASYMTGQIICVDGGRTIT, from the exons ATGGTGGGTGCAGGCAGGAGCAGGGAGGAGCGGTGGAGCCTCACCGGCGCCACGGCGCTCGTCACCGGCGGCAGCAAAGGCATCGG GCACGCGATCGTGGAGGAGCTGGCGGGGTTCGGCGCGCGAGTGCACACGTGCGCCCGCAACGCGGCGGAGCTGGAGGCGTGCCGTCGGCGGTGGGCGGAGAAGGGGCTGCAGGTCACCGTCTCCGTCTGCGACGTCTCCCTGCGCGCCGATCGCGAGGACCTCATGGCCACGGTCAAGGCCACCTTCGGCGGCAGACTCGACATCCTCGTAAACAACGCGGGGCAGTCGCTGTTCAAGGCGGCGGCGGATTGCACAGGCGAGGACTACGCGCGGCTGATGGCGACCAACCTGGAATCGTGCTTCCACCTCAGCCAGCTCGCGCACCCGCTCCTGCTCGGCTCCTCAGTCACCGGAGGCGGCAGCGTGGTCCACGTCTCCTCCATCGCCGGCCTCATCGGGCTCCCGGCGCTCGCCGTGTACTCCATGACCAAGGGCGGCCTGAACCAGCTCACCCGGAGCCTCGCCGCCGAGTGGGACCGCGACGGCATCCGCTTCAACTGCGTCGCGCCGGGGGGCGTCAAGACTGACATCAGCAACGAC AAGACGATAGATCCGGAGCTGGTGAAGAACGAGATGGCGCGGCTGCCGATGGGGAGGATCGGCGAGCCAGAGGAGGCGGCGTCCTACATGACCGGCCAGATCATCTGTGTCGACGGCGGCCGCACCATAACTTAG
- the LOC133887182 gene encoding tropinone reductase homolog At1g07440-like isoform X3 encodes MVGAGRSREERWSLTGATALVTGGSKGIGHAIVEELAGFGARVHTCARNAAELEACRRRWAEKGLQVTVSVCDVSLRADREDLMATVKATFGGRLDILVNNAGQSLFKAAADCTGEDYARLMATNLESCFHLSQLAHPLLLGSSVTGGGSVVHVSSIAGLIGLPALAVYSMTKGGLNQLTRSLAAEWDRDGIRFNCVAPGGVKTDISNDVNPELVKNEMARLPMGRIGEPEEAASYMTGQIICVDGGRTIT; translated from the exons ATGGTGGGTGCAGGCAGGAGCAGGGAGGAGCGGTGGAGCCTCACCGGCGCCACGGCGCTCGTCACCGGCGGCAGCAAAGGCATCGG GCACGCGATCGTGGAGGAGCTGGCGGGGTTCGGCGCGCGAGTGCACACGTGCGCCCGCAACGCGGCGGAGCTGGAGGCGTGCCGTCGGCGGTGGGCGGAGAAGGGGCTGCAGGTCACCGTCTCCGTCTGCGACGTCTCCCTGCGCGCCGATCGCGAGGACCTCATGGCCACGGTCAAGGCCACCTTCGGCGGCAGACTCGACATCCTCGTAAACAACGCGGGGCAGTCGCTGTTCAAGGCGGCGGCGGATTGCACAGGCGAGGACTACGCGCGGCTGATGGCGACCAACCTGGAATCGTGCTTCCACCTCAGCCAGCTCGCGCACCCGCTCCTGCTCGGCTCCTCAGTCACCGGAGGCGGCAGCGTGGTCCACGTCTCCTCCATCGCCGGCCTCATCGGGCTCCCGGCGCTCGCCGTGTACTCCATGACCAAGGGCGGCCTGAACCAGCTCACCCGGAGCCTCGCCGCCGAGTGGGACCGCGACGGCATCCGCTTCAACTGCGTCGCGCCGGGGGGCGTCAAGACTGACATCAGCAACGACGTAA ATCCGGAGCTGGTGAAGAACGAGATGGCGCGGCTGCCGATGGGGAGGATCGGCGAGCCAGAGGAGGCGGCGTCCTACATGACCGGCCAGATCATCTGTGTCGACGGCGGCCGCACCATAACTTAG